TtccacttttgtcttgtcctgggccccaaaccataattttccagttattttcatttaaacaaaatagaaaaacgttattttgatcctaaaactttgtttttgtggttagaacaatgaatttacatttttgccttatttcattatagtatgggttactattggttttcatgtcaggtaaagacctttacAAAATCTCAATtgtttatctaattgcttttaaaatgttgcaaataagttgaaacaatgaaagaaataatataaagtgttctaaagattaattttaataaaatcattcatgaactgaccagatcttgcaagaaatttctcatatttaaaAGAATtggcttacatttcagaaatcttctcaaatcttccagaatgttctaccgaacacttttagaagtttctagaacattttagaacattctgtTCAATGTAAATATTTCCataatattctagaactttctagaatacaatagaaatatgtagacgtatcaagaattttctagaatatacaagaattttctagaatgattcagaatattctaaagtaggttaaaaatattttagagagattgagaacattctggaacacattctagaaagactaagaatattctagagtactgcttgacaacaTAAAAATAGGGgtttgcagaccaccaatcagttctgcttcgGCTGCCTGataagacacatcacaagaggtgacatggcatcaagaggctgcaatcattctccagatgcattctgctacacatgtggtcaattcatcaagacaagagcaaagaagttctctgtgacagcatctggaaaaatggtgaaatttagctattttggagCAAAAAATCATCTAAAAGCCAccaaagcaaagtttgacaggaataataattttctattgttttgcaattaAATGAGTTGGAAAACAACACTCGCttttcaaagacaaaaatcgtgttacgtAGTACAATTTAATCAATCAAGCAACGTATCCTTTCCAGctgaagaaacagaattacaaaattacacacacacacacacacacacacacacacacacacaggaggaggcagtagacacctgccgaaacgataattactcccagtgaggtctaaagcactgttcagggggtgctgtgaacttatcattaaacccagctgtgacctcactgaacgtttccctttgcgcctcacaacacaagggggcactcacagcctgccctttaaagacaactctcttcctccacacaaaactacaagcacctaataacacagacactcttcactcaataattttaaaatcatcatggcgactcctacaccagccttggagtccccatctgaggagggaaccataaatgtccccaggtcggactgcctttctgtcgacgaccctaagtgtcttgacacccccccccttaactttttcttcattaacttctacaacattcgcggtctaaggcctaattttcaatctgtagaacaccacctctcttctaaacctcattttcttttcctcactgaaactcaggtgtctgaggcaactgacagtagccccttttatgttccctcctactttctctatcctcattttcgatccaaagctggatgctgcgtttatgtgcgcaatgacttaacctgctctcgtgcccacgctcttgaatcttccgagttttccaccatctggctaccactacagagtcactctcaaactaaatttatctgtgatgtatacctctcacctaactcccctgactataagaaattctttgactacttaacttccaaagtggaacacattctgaatctcttcccttttgcagagatctccattcttggggacttcaatgttcaccaccagctttggctttcctctcccttcactgaccatcctggtgaactagcctacaactttgctatcctccacgatctagagcaattggtgcaacaccctactcgtactcctgaccgtcttggagatacgcccaacattcttgaacttttcttaacctctaatcctgcttatgctgtcaccctttcttttccgttgggctcctctgatcagaatttcatatctgtatcttgtcctatcactccaatccctcctcaggatcctcctaagcgaaggtgcctctggcattttgcctctgctagttggggggacctgagtaTGTATTtggctgatttttcttggaatgactactgcttccgtgtcagagacccgtctttgtgtgctgagcgcataacagaggtgatagtgtctggcatggaggcgtacattcctcattgtttttctcgtcctaaaccttctaaaccttggcttaacatagcttgttctggtgctatacatgatagagaggtggcccacaaaaggtacttaagccagaatctcatgcactttatatttttgcccggaaccatgccaagtctgttctccaactagccaaaaactccttcattaacagaaagtgtcaaaacctttcaagatctaactccactcgtgacttctggcatctagccaaaaatatctccaatcactttgcttcttcttctttccttcctctatttcaaccaaatggcaccactgctatcacatctatttctaaagctgaactcttcgctcaaacctttgctgaaaactctgccttggacgattctgggcttcttcctccctctcctccaccctctgactacttcatgccacctattaaaattcttcgctatgatgttttccatgccctcgcttgcctaaaccctcggaagactcatggacctgatggggtccctcctatcgttctccgaaactgtgcctccgtgcttgcaccttgcctagtcagactctttcagctctatctgtcaacatctacctttccttcttgctggaggtttgccttcattcaacttgttcctaaaaagggtgaccgttctaatccctcaaactaccgtcctattgctttaatttcctgcctatctaaagtttttgaatctatcctcaacaggaagattcttaaacatctatcacttcacaaccttctatctgatcgccagtatgggttccgtcaaggccgctctactggtgatcttctggctttccttactgagtcttggtcatcctcttttagagattttggtgaaacttttgctgttgccttggacatatcaaaagcttttgatggagtctggcacaaagctttgatttccaaactacccttctacggtttctatccttctctctgtaacttcatcgcaagtttcctttctgaccgttgtattgctgctgtggtagacggtcactgttcttctaaatctattaacagtggtgttcctcagggttctgtcctgtcatccactctcttcttattattcattaatgatcttctaaaccaaacttcttgtcctatccactcctacgctgcaccaccctgcacttttccacgtcttttcatagacgtccaacccttcaggaggtaaacatttcacgcagggaagccacagaacgcttgacttctaatctttctaaaatttctgattggggcagagcaaacttggtattgttcaatgcctcaaaaactcaattcctccatctatcaactcgacacaaccttccagataactatcccctcttctttaatgacactcaactgtccctctcttctacaatgaacatcctcggtctgtcctttacttataatctgaactggaaacttaacatctcatctctagctaaaacagcttctatgaagttaggtgttctgagacgtctccgccagtttttctcaccccctccccccggaagctaactctgtacaagggtcttatctgtccatgtatggagtatgcttcacatgtctgggggggggttccactcatactgctcttctagacagggtggaatcaaaagctttttgtctcatcaactcctctcctctaactggctgCTTCAGCCTCTGTCTCACCagcgcaatgttgcatctctagctgtcttctaccgctattttcatggtaacagctcttctgatcttgctaactgcatggctcccctcctcccgcggcctcgctgcacaagactttcttctttctctcatccctattctgtccacctctctaacggaagagctgaccagtattctcaatcattcatccctttctctgttaaactctgtaactccctgcctgcttctgtatttccacattcctatgacttgaattccttcaagagggaagtttcaagacgcttattcatcaatttttgaccactgccttgacccttttatgggactggcatttcagtgggcatttttttttttaattggatttttgttgcccttggccagtgtccttcctacataacacacacacacacacacacacacacacacacacacacacgttctatTCTAAATTGTGATCTTCACAGACTCCCCGACAAGCCATCACGAAACAATTTAAGTCTTTCAGTGCGATATACAACGATTCTTACATTGCATATAATTCTTTACAAGTGTATacaaggaagtaaagaaattttaaaaaatgtttATGAAAGTTTAGGCATTATAATGTTTAAAGGAAGATGGCcgtgaaacaaaaagaaatgcgTCATAATAGTTTGTGATTAAAGAAAGCTGTGTCAAATGGCAATGAAAATGTTGAACCTTTACATTTTGCGAACACctaaaccagtattctcaaataTTTCTGCACCTGGGGGAAGTTACTAGGGTTTCCGAGCGTGTTTCATTGATTCTAGTGACTGGCTAACAAGAATTCTGTATCACCAAtaagaaaagcactcataagaacactactaatcatctctgagacctttgaaaatagttctgaTGAGAGTGTCAAGAGTTAGAAATACGGAACTCTAAGATATTTATGTAGATTATTTCGGGGaacatttcttgtgtgtgtgtgtgtgtgtgtgtgtgtgtgtgtgtgtgtgtgtgtgtgtgtgtgtgtgtgtgtgtgtgtgtgtgtgtgtgtgtttgtgtgtgtataggaaGCAACAACTGGACTGTTTCCGGTGTGGGATTTTACTGAAGGCCCACAATGACAAATGAAGTCTTTCGTCATTTTGAACTAcatggaaagaaattaaatgactgtGGTTCTGattagtgtttctttttttttttttctggggattctaatgcagttttttttttctcttcctcttcttttttctccttctcctcctcctcttcctcctcctcctcctcctcccacctttttcctcctccttgctgcaCTGCTCTCCATGCCGCTGAAAGTAACGTTTTCTCTATTATCCCAAGCGTTCCTGTGATCTTGAATTGCTGCAGCGTCATGactcattattaccatcaccattaccatcgtCACTATCATTTACTTGCAGGGTGGCGTGGGTTCGAGTTACGGGTCGGGGGGACTTTTCTCAGCGTCCCGCCACAAACCCTTCCCGTCTCTCTTCCCGTCATACCCCACGGCCGTCACCTGTGATGTGCTGTACGTGGGCATCCTCACCGCCTTCCTCGTCATCTTGGTCTCCTTCTTCGTCATCTTCCCTACATTCAAAGGACGGGAGGAGGTAAGTGGAGGGAGAAGGCGAAGGTGGAGGGTATAAGGGAAGTATCACCACTTTTGGTAAGTACTTTAAACATTTGGACGTGTGGGATGATGATAAGCAAAAAGCGATGCCTTTAATGCTGCTGTTATGTTATGGACTCGCAGTGAAAAGCAATCTAGTTTTATTCATGACTTTACTTTGCATCACTAACTCTGACACAATAATTCAGGTATGTGAGGTGACTGGAGAACGGTAACTACCACTGACTGATGCTCTCACCCGCTAATTGGTCTACGCATTCTTGTTTTAAAAATTTAAGGAAAACTAACGCTGTATTTCAACCAAAATTCTTACTgaattatctatctacctatctacataTTAGACTGGCAATCTCACGTGGGTTGGTtcagacaaagcaccactcactcacacactcatcaTTCACACTTAGCCCCACCGGGCCTTtgtggaaagggatagtcttgTGGAACACGCTACTACATCCTACTACACTTAATTATAAGGTACTGAATGGctcaaataaaaacaatatcaaTTAAATAAAGGTGTTAGAAAGATTAAAGTAAATTTGCTGCACGCTTTAAAACTACGGGAGTACGTAAACTAGTAAGCGAATGAGAAGACCAGACAATGGCGGGGTTACCAGCATCACTTTTCCTTACGTGGCAAGATTTCCATGGCAAGAGTTGATAAAAGACTATTAATAAATCAAATAGATGgcaaatagatgaaataaacgTGAATAAAGTGTTGGTAAGAGGTAAATGAGACGTGTGAGGAGTGAATGAAGAGTGCATGAAAAGTGATTAAGTGGATGAGGAATGAATGAGGAGTGGGTGAGGTGTGGATAAGGAGTGGATGATAACTGGATGAAGTATGAGCGAAGTGGATGACAGAATAAAAAGTAGCAATAATATTtggtaaagaaaactaaaaaaaaaaaaaagttccataGATGGAGATGgtgaatagtaatagtagtagtagtagtagtagtagtagtagtagtagtagtagtagtagtagtagtagtagtagtaatagtagtagtagtagtagtagtagtagtagtagttgttgttgttgttgttgttgtagcagtaataacgataataataataattataataatatcaatataataataatgacgctaataataataataataataataataataataatgataataataataataataataataactaggcAATACGTGCTTTAAGCTGAGAAACAACTTAAAGGACCTTCCCCCGCAGCTGGGGATTTCTAATTTTTAGACGCGTCGCAGACTTGTCCCCTGTATCAATAAAGACTCCTAGGAGTACTCCTAGGAGCACTCCTAGAAGTGCTTTTACCCTCGACTTTGCTCAGAAGTTGCTcctaaaagcaacttttactttCAAAGTAAAAGTTACTCCTGGGAGTAGAAATGCCACTAAAGTACTGGATTTTCTAAATATAGCAATATcattttgaataaaatataacaagatTTCGCTCTTTTGGTAGTAGTTTAGGTTTATGAATTAATCTTGAATATTTCTAAGTAATCCTAGACTATTTCTCAGCATATTATGAGCGATATGTAATTTCCGGACATGtctaatgtaaaaaaaagcgCCGCTCTTCCTGACGGGCCAACATGGGGCTTGTCTTCTCAAGATGGATGCAAACGTGAAAGAAGTTAGTGCAGCTATGAAACGTTActcacagaggaaagaaaaaaaatatgacaaaggATAAAATGATCCGGGAATGACCTCCAAGCAAAAGAAGAACCTCGGTTACCGAACGCCTCCCTTTTCGAGCAAACTGGTTTTCGAGCAAAATTTTGAATTTTATTGCTTCGGTTGCCGTACCAAAATAATATGGTtccagaacaaaattactttaattCATATATTAAAAGCAAAAGCTGTCGTTTATTATTAACTTagagtttctataaatatttaatttgtttttatatatttggaggagagacacagtgtaagacagtaattcaaccTTTGGAATAAGGTAAATATGATCCCGCTGAAAAGCGGGATCATatttatggcaaataattcgcgCATTTTGCGCATCTgagctcgatctgtagtgatgaggcgacaGTTGCTCGAGATGTGTTGTAGATGTAAGGTAACAACTTTTTGAACCCCCTCTCTCCGCtcagggaataataataataataataataacaataataataacaataataataataataataataataataataataataataataataataataataataatgataataataataataataataataataacaaagatgtCTATCTcctcagaaaataaaaatcttctTGAGAGTGGCTTCCTGCATGATACTTGGACTCGTCATTATGGGTAAGTGAGGTCATTGTGGTGAGAGTCAGGTACTGGTGGGAAACTCATATTATTTCAGATTATTGTGGGGAGAGTAAGGTCATTGTTGGGGGAGTCAGGTCATGGTGGGAAAGACATTTCATGGTGGGAGAGTCAGGTCATTGTGAGGAGAATCAGGTCATGGTGGGAGAGTCAGGTCATTGTGGGGAGATTCAGGTCATGGTGGTAGAGTCAGGTCATTGTATGTGAGTCAACAGATACCATTTAAATAATATCTTAATTTGTATATTTGgctatgattctctctctctctctctctctctctctctctctctctctctctctctctctctctctctctctctctctctctggcatatcTATAGTAAATTTTAGCCTTTCCGTGGCTTTGATAGCTACTCCTATTATCCCCCATATGATCACGATACTGCAGTACCATCCATTTTCTATAAATAAATCATCAATCCTGCTCCTATTAGTTTCAGTCAGGTAATAATACAGCGATCTCTTCCTTCGAGGCAGTATGTAACTACGGCCAGCAGTGGGAGGTTGGAGTGATCACGACCTCCGCGCCTTACAGAGCAGGCAGCGGGCAAGAGATTCGAGCTCAACTGGGACTGTATCTTGGTCTGCGATCAGTCAACATTACTCTTAAAAGTAACCtcacctagcttaacctaacctagtataACCTAACGTATCTTCATCTAATCAAGCATTACGTGACCTAGCCCGatatagcctaacctaacctatcataatCTAAGCTAACCcagcataacataacctaacctagtatAACCTTAGCTAATCATGCacaacgtaacttaacctaccaTAACATAAgctgatctaacctaatctaacctaacctagcataacataacctaacctagtatAACCTGAGCTAATCATGCacaacgtaacttaacctaccaTAAgctgatctaacctaatctaatttaacctagcataacataacctaacgtaacatacaCTATTCTGACCTAACATGACATAACGTGACCTAGCCTTACACAACATAACGTAATCTAGCCTGGCCTAACAAGATGATAAAGCATGGCGCAAGAAGCCAGTAAGcccacacatggcagtccctgtataaaacatgcataCAAGATCAGTCTATCATCCACTACCATAAACAAGTCTAACATTATCATGAAGCTTCCAATTGCCAATGTTCTAAACCTGATTAAGTTATCAGGTTCAGAACATAGGCAATGGGAagtcatttacttattttagcTCTATGAAAACAagtttctttgtctccttttcaGATGTATATATTAAGCTTGAATCTgttaattcttattttcttcttctattgtGTAGTATTATATCTATTTCTATTGGTCCATATTACCACACAACCCATTCCCTAAAGAGCCTTGTCGCGTagaaaattattattcattaattgaCTCGTAGTGGTAAGGGTTCCTTGCAGactgtgaaaggaagaaagtttgCGAGGTAACTTTTAAGCTGAAGTGAGATGACCaaagctctcctctctctcagcgATAGATGACCCACGCGGAGACCTGGCTGGAGAAAAGATTGACTACAATGAAAGATTTACTTGGACGTGGGCTCAAGGCAATGCGGGCTTCGGTCctaacggtgagagagagagagagagagagagagagagagagagagagagagagagagagagagagagagagagagagagagagagaggaaatatcaATCTAACTCCTCAGcatgttgagaaaaaaaaaaaaaaaaaaagaaaaagaaaaagaaaacaagtcacGTAATCACTCAAAGCTCaacacccgttttcttttcctttgctccTATCCAGCGGGGACTTTCCAAAGGGAGTTTCGACGAGCACAAGAGACGGGCCTTCCTTTGCCGATCCTCTGGGCTGCTGAGTACTTCACGATAGACGGGGAAGGCGTTCGTTTCGGGAGACATTATCGTTACTCTGGATGGTTTGCTCACATCTGCGTTTGGTGAGTAGTGCGGTGAGAATGACGGTGTGGATGTGCTGCttgtggtactggtggtgaggcaggaaatggtggtggtgatagaaatgatgatagcagtggtgacagtgataCTGTACGAGTACAGCTGTACTTTGCTGTGGTAAAGAAATTAATTATACTTTCTTTCACCAAACATGTCGCTGTAATGTAGGCAACAATTGACCAATGCCTCTCACtcgctgatatatatatatatatatatatatatatatatatatatatatatatatatatatatatatatatatatatatatatatatatatatatatatatatatatatatatatatatatatatatatatatatatatatatatatatatattacgtggGACGGAcgccggccaagggcaacaaaattagatgaagaaaaagaaaggctactgaggtgctggtccccaaaCAGAATCAGAAACTATTgtcaaaaattggaggataagtgtcttgaaatttctCTTTTGAAAGAATTCAGgtcatagaaaggaggaaatgcaattttcttccttccaatagagaatactggtaaagtcttgcattagagaggtgaacagaatgggggtgaaagaaattagaaagtcttgtgcaacgaggccgctagagcaggggaggcatgcagttagcaagatcagaagagcagttagcgtgaaagtagctgtagaagacagcaagagatgcatcactgcggcgatgagagaaagcctgaagacagtcagttagaggagagagttgataagacgaaatgcttttgactCCACTATTTAAAAGAGCGGTTTACTTTGTTCTTATTAAAGCTATTATTTAATTGTAagataccatttttttttttttcgtctagaTAATCCAGTATCATATAATTAAGTATTTCAGGTTTGCAGCATGTTTTAAAACAAGACAGGAATATGTAGATCGATCAGTCCATGGTGGTCCGTGTTGCGTGAATTACTGTGactaaacaggagaaacaacgACGAATAAACATATAGGCAAGCAGAGACACCAATGAATACATGAACCAAGTAATGAAtagataattaaagaaaataaaagaaacaagaagataaagaacgaaaagaaaaaaattagttaAACATTGACATCATAAGataagtagaataaaaaaataataaaaacaagacggaagcttaaaaaaaaaatgtcccatcaaatgaatatataaaaatgaaagaatgaattaaTAGACAAGATAAATATGGTTTCCCTTCGACCTTTgcagatagaaaaagaagaaagagtacaGTTAAATTTCGAAGGAGTGGTGAATACGAATGATTCAAACTTTAGTGTGTGTCTTTTGCTCAAGAGTCGCCTCGGGTTACTGAGATGAGGGAGCAAACGTCATACTGTCAGTACACAAGCCAAAGGATTGAGTCCATATTTTGAAACTCCTGTAACTCTTAAAAGGACATGATCAGTTATGCCATGTTATGGTGTTACGTTGTGTTAGGCAATTTGATTTATTCTCCAACCCTTTTTGTTCTCTCCCAATCCCTCAGTCCACTTGCAATGAATCATCCATCCTTAAGCGGCTGTCCATAGAAACAATGAAAACTGATTAGAGGGAGACACAAGTAATTAGCCACGAGAAGTTCTTAATGGTCACTtgcaaaggccacggagatgatcagCCTGATTCttatggacttttttttttttcatatatgaaGCACACCACACTAGAGACATGCATACCACACCACAGATTCACACATTACACCACAGACGTCTATATCACGCCACAAACTCACATACAACAGCACAGACTCACATATCACAACACAggctcacacaccacaccagtTTTGCTTGCCACACCACataaatgttatttatttatttatttttatttattcatttatttttatttatttatttattttattttattttattttgtgtgtgtatgtataagAAGGGcgttggccaagggcaacaagaattacgaaaaaaggcccactgagagtgccagtccctaaagagaggtcaaaaaggATCACCCAAGATtgaaggatgagtgtcttgaaatcaTATCTCTCCCCAGGACTGCCTTTCCATTGTGGATTGTGACGATGGTTCTCTTCAAGATGGTGATCAGAATTGCTGCCCAGACCCTCGCTTTAACTGGCATTATGCTCCTCTCCTCTGCGCTCATTTGGGCAACTAACAGGAATTACACCGAGCTACAGATACCTTTCGAGGATGGGATTTTAACCACAAGATTCGGAGTCCACTGGTACCTCGCACTCGTCACAGGTAAGTTTTGTAGTCATGTTTCTCAAATTATTGATGTGTAAAGAAAATCCAGCGAGGACGTAGAATATACGTGGGCCTCTTTTCTGAAACGCTTTTGTTCTCTCGACCAtgacgactgttttcaaaggtcacagagatggttagccggATTCTGTTAATACGAGTAATATACATATATCGTTAATCTgacactaaaaccataaaacctgtgtaacttcaactagagtcttttgaatgcaGTCGAGATCCGGCTCAGAAGGGTTTCAGTACCCTGCATGTAGAACATTCTTAAATGCTTTTGTCTTGCAGAAAGACTTCTTTCAAAATTAGAATAGATGATCAGTCGTATTTTCATGTCTCTTCTCCCAATGATGGTGTGGGATTTTTACTAAATAATTGTACTTGAATCATAAAAATACTTTTTGAAAAC
The sequence above is drawn from the Scylla paramamosain isolate STU-SP2022 chromosome 44, ASM3559412v1, whole genome shotgun sequence genome and encodes:
- the LOC135094160 gene encoding dual oxidase maturation factor 1-like isoform X3: MDTSKGGVGSSYGSGGLFSASRHKPFPSLFPSYPTAVTCDVLYVGILTAFLVILVSFFVIFPTFKGREEKIKIFLRVASCMILGLVIMVCNYGQQWEVGVITTSAPYRAGSGQEIRAQLGLYLGLRSVNITLKTIDDPRGDLAGEKIDYNERFTWTWAQGNAGFGPNAGTFQREFRRAQETGLPLPILWAAEYFTIDGEGVRFGRHYRYSGWFAHICVWTAFPLWIVTMVLFKMVIRIAAQTLALTGIMLLSSALIWATNRNYTELQIPFEDGILTTRFGVHWYLALVTVEGEEKAIPTSLPGTRKSTMQTAGRRVVTTLRVFGTKHCLKKVTHVPGGEWISSPSFTQATDMVSEDDGDDGGEGDSSGILTQPIAKSTSFLTLERGYSLQDQPEDLPSHSHSQTFENQAFQDTDEEPGPSSKLLGEV
- the LOC135094160 gene encoding dual oxidase maturation factor 1-like isoform X1; translated protein: MDTSKGGVGSSYGSGGLFSASRHKPFPSLFPSYPTAVTCDVLYVGILTAFLVILVSFFVIFPTFKGREEKIKIFLRVASCMILGLVIMVCNYGQQWEVGVITTSAPYRAGSGQEIRAQLGLYLGLRSVNITLKTIDDPRGDLAGEKIDYNERFTWTWAQGNAGFGPNAGTFQREFRRAQETGLPLPILWAAEYFTIDGEGVRFGRHYRYSGWFAHICVWTAFPLWIVTMVLFKMVIRIAAQTLALTGIMLLSSALIWATNRNYTELQIPFEDGILTTRFGVHWYLALVTGSVCTVVGVAIYLYDYCHPGSSTLSAIFGNNPYNIVEQETRVEGEEKAIPTSLPGTRKSTMQTAGRRVVTTLRVFGTKHCLKKVTHVPGGEWISSPSFTQATDMVSEDDGDDGGEGDSSGILTQPIAKSTSFLTLERGYSLQDQPEDLPSHSHSQTFENQAFQDTDEEPGPSSKLLGEV
- the LOC135094160 gene encoding dual oxidase maturation factor 1-like isoform X2; this translates as MDTSKGGVGSSYGSGGLFSASRHKPFPSLFPSYPTAVTCDVLYVGILTAFLVILVSFFVIFPTFKGREEKIKIFLRVASCMILGLVIMVCNYGQQWEVGVITTSAPYRAGSGQEIRAQLGLYLGLRSVNITLKTGTFQREFRRAQETGLPLPILWAAEYFTIDGEGVRFGRHYRYSGWFAHICVWTAFPLWIVTMVLFKMVIRIAAQTLALTGIMLLSSALIWATNRNYTELQIPFEDGILTTRFGVHWYLALVTGSVCTVVGVAIYLYDYCHPGSSTLSAIFGNNPYNIVEQETRVEGEEKAIPTSLPGTRKSTMQTAGRRVVTTLRVFGTKHCLKKVTHVPGGEWISSPSFTQATDMVSEDDGDDGGEGDSSGILTQPIAKSTSFLTLERGYSLQDQPEDLPSHSHSQTFENQAFQDTDEEPGPSSKLLGEV
- the LOC135094160 gene encoding dual oxidase maturation factor 1-like isoform X4; the encoded protein is MILGLVIMVCNYGQQWEVGVITTSAPYRAGSGQEIRAQLGLYLGLRSVNITLKTIDDPRGDLAGEKIDYNERFTWTWAQGNAGFGPNAGTFQREFRRAQETGLPLPILWAAEYFTIDGEGVRFGRHYRYSGWFAHICVWTAFPLWIVTMVLFKMVIRIAAQTLALTGIMLLSSALIWATNRNYTELQIPFEDGILTTRFGVHWYLALVTGSVCTVVGVAIYLYDYCHPGSSTLSAIFGNNPYNIVEQETRVEGEEKAIPTSLPGTRKSTMQTAGRRVVTTLRVFGTKHCLKKVTHVPGGEWISSPSFTQATDMVSEDDGDDGGEGDSSGILTQPIAKSTSFLTLERGYSLQDQPEDLPSHSHSQTFENQAFQDTDEEPGPSSKLLGEV